One window of the Klebsiella oxytoca genome contains the following:
- the cvpA gene encoding colicin V production protein, translating to MVWIDYAIIAVIGFSSLVSLIRGFVREALSLVTWGCAFFVASHYYTYLAVWFTGFEDELVRNGIAIAILFIATLIVGAIVNFVIGQLVEKTGLSGTDRVLGICFGALRGVLIVSAILFFLDSFTSMAKSEDWQKSELIPQFSFVIRWFFDYLQSSSSFLPKA from the coding sequence ATGGTCTGGATTGATTACGCCATAATTGCGGTGATTGGTTTTTCCTCTTTGGTCAGCCTGATCCGCGGCTTTGTTCGTGAAGCTTTATCACTGGTAACCTGGGGATGCGCTTTCTTTGTTGCCAGTCATTACTACACTTACCTGGCTGTCTGGTTCACGGGCTTTGAAGACGAACTGGTCCGAAATGGGATTGCTATCGCGATACTGTTTATCGCGACGCTTATCGTCGGCGCTATCGTTAACTTTGTGATAGGCCAGCTGGTGGAAAAAACCGGCCTGTCGGGTACCGACAGGGTGTTAGGGATCTGCTTTGGCGCCCTGCGTGGGGTACTAATCGTCTCAGCGATTCTGTTCTTTCTCGATAGCTTTACCAGCATGGCGAAAAGCGAAGACTGGCAAAAGTCTGAGCTTATCCCGCAGTTCAGTTTCGTTATCAGATGGTTCTTTGACTATCTGCAGAGCTCGTCAAGTTTCTTGCCCAAAGCATAA
- the dedD gene encoding cell division protein DedD yields the protein MASKFQNRLVGTIVLVALGVIILPGLLDGQKKHYQDEFAAIPLVPKPGDRDEPDMLPAATQALPSQPPEGAAEEVRAGDAAAPSLDPSRIPVNNNSFAVAQEPVVTPKPQPKPKPKPVEKAQPQPQQQVAAQTPPPKPQQQAEIPAPTGKAYVVQLGALKNADKVNEIVSKLRASGFKVYTSPSTPVQGKITRILVGPDTSKDKLKGQLGELKQLSGLSGVVMGYSPN from the coding sequence GTGGCGAGTAAGTTTCAGAACCGTTTAGTCGGGACAATTGTACTGGTGGCGCTGGGGGTGATTATCCTGCCAGGGCTGCTGGATGGGCAGAAAAAACATTATCAGGATGAGTTCGCTGCGATCCCTCTGGTGCCAAAGCCGGGGGACCGCGATGAGCCGGATATGCTACCAGCAGCGACTCAGGCGTTGCCTTCTCAGCCTCCGGAAGGGGCGGCTGAAGAGGTAAGAGCCGGCGATGCCGCCGCGCCATCGCTGGATCCGTCGCGGATACCGGTGAACAACAATAGTTTTGCAGTGGCCCAGGAGCCGGTTGTGACGCCTAAGCCACAGCCGAAACCTAAGCCGAAGCCGGTTGAGAAAGCGCAGCCACAGCCGCAGCAGCAGGTCGCGGCGCAGACGCCGCCGCCTAAACCACAGCAGCAGGCCGAAATTCCGGCGCCGACCGGTAAGGCCTACGTTGTACAGCTGGGGGCGCTCAAGAACGCCGATAAGGTCAACGAGATTGTGAGTAAACTGCGCGCTTCCGGCTTTAAGGTTTACACGTCGCCTTCAACGCCGGTGCAGGGTAAAATCACCCGTATCCTCGTGGGGCCAGATACCTCGAAAGATAAGCTGAAAGGCCAGCTTGGTGAACTGAAGCAGCTTTCGGGACTCAGCGGTGTGGTCATGGGCTATAGCCCAAACTAA
- the folC gene encoding bifunctional tetrahydrofolate synthase/dihydrofolate synthase, producing the protein MEKQPIPQATSPLATWLSYLEHLHSKTIDLGLARVSEVAKRMAVLKPAPFVFTVAGTNGKGTTCCTLESVLMAAGFKVGVYSSPHLVRYTERVRIQGEELSELAHTTSFAEIEAARGEISLSYFEFGTLSALWLFQQAQLDVVILEVGLGGRLDATNIVDADTAVVTSIALDHTDWLGPDRESIGREKAGIFRAGKPAIVGEPDMPQTIAEVASEKGAQLLRRNVDWRYDAGEQSWSFHDRLGALNDLPLPQVPMPNAATALAAIRASGLKVSEQAIRDGIQNAMLPGRFQIISHHPRLILDVAHNPHAAAYLAGRLKTLSKTGRVLAVVGMLHDKDIAGTLANLQAEVDAWYCAPLEGPRGATAEQLLEHLRAGKAYISVAQAWHAAMADARPEDTVLVCGSFHTVAHVMEEIDAGRIGGE; encoded by the coding sequence ATGGAAAAACAACCTATTCCTCAGGCCACGTCGCCCCTGGCTACGTGGCTTTCTTATCTGGAGCATCTGCACAGCAAAACTATCGATCTCGGGCTGGCGCGCGTCAGCGAGGTAGCGAAGCGGATGGCGGTGTTAAAACCGGCGCCGTTTGTGTTTACGGTGGCGGGAACCAACGGTAAAGGCACCACCTGCTGTACCCTGGAATCGGTACTGATGGCGGCGGGTTTTAAAGTTGGTGTGTACAGCTCACCGCATCTGGTGCGCTACACCGAGCGGGTGCGCATACAGGGGGAAGAGCTGTCGGAGCTGGCGCATACGACCTCTTTTGCCGAAATTGAGGCCGCGCGCGGCGAGATTTCCCTGAGCTATTTTGAGTTTGGTACGTTATCCGCGCTGTGGCTGTTTCAGCAGGCGCAGCTGGATGTGGTGATTCTTGAGGTGGGCCTTGGCGGCCGGCTTGATGCGACCAATATCGTCGATGCTGATACGGCGGTAGTGACCAGTATCGCGCTCGATCATACGGACTGGCTGGGGCCCGATCGCGAAAGCATCGGCCGGGAAAAAGCGGGTATTTTCCGCGCCGGTAAACCGGCTATCGTCGGTGAGCCCGATATGCCGCAGACCATTGCCGAGGTGGCGAGCGAAAAAGGCGCGCAGCTCCTGCGCCGCAACGTTGACTGGCGGTATGACGCCGGGGAACAAAGCTGGTCCTTCCACGATAGGCTCGGCGCGTTGAACGACCTGCCGCTGCCGCAGGTGCCGATGCCGAACGCGGCAACCGCGCTCGCCGCTATACGCGCCAGCGGGCTTAAGGTGAGTGAGCAGGCGATTCGCGACGGCATTCAGAATGCGATGCTGCCGGGACGTTTCCAGATAATCAGCCACCATCCGCGGCTGATCCTTGACGTTGCCCATAACCCGCACGCGGCGGCATATCTCGCCGGCCGTCTCAAAACCTTATCGAAAACGGGGCGCGTGCTGGCGGTTGTTGGTATGCTGCATGATAAGGATATCGCAGGTACGCTGGCAAATTTGCAGGCGGAAGTTGACGCGTGGTACTGCGCACCGCTGGAAGGGCCGCGCGGCGCTACGGCGGAGCAGCTGCTGGAACATTTACGCGCAGGCAAAGCTTATATCAGCGTTGCGCAGGCGTGGCATGCCGCAATGGCGGATGCCAGGCCTGAAGATACGGTGCTGGTCTGTGGTTCATTCCACACGGTAGCGCATGTAATGGAAGAGATAGACGCGGGGAGAATCGGTGGCGAGTAA
- a CDS encoding DedA family protein: MDLIHFVIDFILHIDVHLAELVAEYGIWVYAILFLILFCETGLVVTPFLPGDSLLFVAGAISALPTNDLNVHLMVLLMVIAAIIGDALNYTIGRLFGEKLFSNPNSKIFRRSYLDKTHSFYERHGGKTIILARFVPIVRTFAPFVAGMGHMSYRHFAMYNVAGALLWVLLFTYAGYLFGDLPIVQENLKLLIVAIIVLSVLPGVIEVIRHKRAAAKQAK; this comes from the coding sequence ATGGACCTGATTCACTTTGTAATTGATTTTATCCTGCACATTGATGTGCATCTGGCTGAACTGGTCGCGGAGTACGGTATTTGGGTATACGCGATTTTGTTTTTGATTTTGTTCTGCGAAACCGGTCTGGTGGTCACGCCGTTTCTGCCGGGAGACTCTCTGCTGTTTGTGGCGGGCGCGATCTCTGCGCTGCCGACTAACGATCTCAACGTACATTTAATGGTGCTGTTGATGGTCATTGCGGCGATTATTGGCGATGCGCTGAACTACACGATTGGCCGGTTGTTTGGTGAAAAGCTCTTCAGCAATCCCAATTCGAAAATTTTCCGCCGCAGCTATCTCGATAAGACCCACAGCTTTTACGAACGTCACGGCGGTAAAACCATCATTCTGGCGCGCTTTGTGCCGATCGTCAGAACTTTTGCGCCGTTTGTGGCGGGAATGGGGCATATGTCCTATCGTCATTTTGCGATGTATAACGTCGCCGGCGCGCTGCTTTGGGTACTGCTGTTCACCTATGCGGGTTACCTGTTCGGCGATTTGCCGATCGTTCAGGAAAACCTTAAGCTGCTGATTGTGGCGATTATCGTCCTGTCCGTATTGCCTGGCGTCATTGAAGTCATCCGCCACAAGCGGGCGGCAGCAAAACAGGCCAAATAA
- a CDS encoding aspartate-semialdehyde dehydrogenase produces MSEGWNIAVLGATGAVGEALFETLADRQFPVGDIYALARSDSAGEHLRFSGKSVIVQDAAEFDWTQVQLAFFAAGVEATAAYVEEATNAGCLVIDLSGLFALEPDVPLVVPDVNPFVLADYRNRNVIAVPNSLTSQLLSALKPLIDRGGLARISVTNLLSASAHGKKAVDALAGQSAKLLNGIPIDEDDFFGRQLAFNMLPLLPDREGSVREERRIVDEARKILQDDGLMISASVVQSPVFYGHAQMVSFEAQRPLAAEEARDAFSRGEDIELSEEGEFPTQVGDASGNARLSVGCVHNDYGMPEQVQFWSVADNVRFGGALMAVKIAEKLVQEYLY; encoded by the coding sequence ATGTCTGAAGGCTGGAATATTGCCGTACTGGGCGCAACGGGCGCCGTAGGCGAAGCCCTGTTCGAAACGCTTGCCGATCGTCAGTTCCCGGTGGGGGATATTTATGCCCTGGCGCGTAGCGATAGCGCCGGTGAACATCTGCGTTTTTCAGGCAAGTCGGTTATCGTTCAGGACGCCGCCGAGTTTGACTGGACCCAGGTCCAGTTGGCCTTTTTTGCCGCCGGTGTCGAAGCGACTGCCGCGTATGTTGAAGAGGCTACGAATGCGGGCTGCCTGGTCATTGATTTAAGCGGTCTGTTTGCGCTGGAGCCGGACGTGCCGCTGGTGGTGCCGGATGTTAACCCATTTGTATTGGCGGATTACCGCAATCGTAACGTTATTGCTGTGCCAAACAGTCTGACCAGCCAGCTGCTGTCGGCGTTGAAACCGCTGATCGATCGGGGCGGCCTGGCGCGCATCAGCGTGACCAACCTGCTGTCTGCCTCCGCTCACGGAAAAAAAGCGGTTGATGCGCTGGCGGGTCAGAGCGCCAAATTGCTTAACGGCATTCCGATCGATGAAGATGATTTCTTTGGTCGCCAGCTGGCGTTCAATATGTTGCCGCTGCTGCCCGATCGTGAAGGAAGCGTGCGCGAAGAGCGCCGTATCGTCGATGAAGCCCGCAAAATTTTGCAGGATGACGGCCTGATGATCTCCGCAAGCGTCGTTCAGTCGCCGGTGTTCTACGGCCACGCGCAGATGGTGAGTTTTGAAGCGCAGCGGCCGCTGGCGGCCGAAGAGGCGCGCGATGCCTTTAGCCGCGGCGAAGATATCGAGCTGTCCGAAGAAGGCGAATTCCCGACTCAGGTTGGCGATGCTTCCGGTAACGCGCGTCTTTCCGTCGGCTGCGTACATAATGATTACGGTATGCCGGAGCAGGTACAGTTCTGGTCAGTCGCCGATAACGTCCGTTTTGGCGGCGCGCTGATGGCGGTGAAAATTGCTGAGAAGCTGGTTCAGGAGTATCTGTACTGA
- the pdxB gene encoding 4-phosphoerythronate dehydrogenase PdxB, which translates to MKILVDENMPYARELFSRLGEVKAVAGRPVPVEALNNADALMVRSVTKVNEALLSGKAIKFVGTATAGTDHVDQAWLQQAGIGFSAAPGCNAIAVVEYVFSALLMLAERDGFALNDRTVGIVGVGNVGGRLQKRLEALGIKTLLCDPPRADRGDEGDFRTLDELVQEADILTFHTPLYKEGQYKTLHLADEALISRLQPGTILINACRGAVVDNAALLKRLQANQSLSVVLDVWEPEPHLNTELLQRVDIGTPHIAGYTLEGKARGTTQVFEAYSAFIGHPQQVALDTLLPAPEFGRITLHGPLDQATLKRLAHLVYDVRRDDAPLRKVAGVAGEFDKLRKNYQERREWSSLYVQCSDAQAATLLRQLGFNAVHHPVR; encoded by the coding sequence GTGAAAATCCTCGTTGATGAAAATATGCCCTATGCGCGTGAGCTTTTTAGCCGCCTGGGGGAAGTGAAGGCCGTTGCTGGTCGTCCTGTCCCGGTCGAAGCGTTGAATAATGCCGATGCGCTGATGGTTCGCTCGGTCACAAAAGTTAACGAAGCGCTGCTCTCCGGCAAGGCTATCAAATTTGTTGGCACTGCGACGGCAGGTACCGATCACGTCGATCAGGCGTGGCTGCAGCAGGCGGGAATCGGCTTTTCCGCGGCGCCGGGCTGTAACGCTATTGCGGTGGTGGAATATGTCTTTTCAGCGCTGCTCATGCTGGCTGAACGCGATGGTTTCGCGCTGAACGACCGTACCGTCGGGATCGTGGGCGTCGGCAACGTGGGCGGGCGTTTGCAAAAACGCCTTGAGGCTTTGGGAATTAAAACGCTGCTTTGCGATCCGCCGCGTGCCGATCGTGGCGATGAAGGCGATTTCCGTACCCTTGACGAGCTGGTGCAGGAAGCGGACATCCTGACTTTCCATACGCCGCTTTATAAAGAAGGGCAGTATAAAACGCTACACCTGGCGGATGAGGCGCTGATAAGCCGCCTGCAGCCGGGGACGATTTTAATCAACGCCTGCCGTGGGGCGGTGGTGGATAACGCCGCGTTGCTTAAACGATTACAGGCAAATCAGTCGTTAAGCGTGGTACTGGATGTCTGGGAGCCGGAGCCGCACTTAAATACCGAATTGCTCCAGCGGGTTGATATCGGTACTCCGCATATTGCCGGTTACACCCTTGAAGGAAAAGCGCGCGGTACGACGCAGGTTTTTGAAGCCTATAGCGCGTTTATTGGCCACCCGCAGCAGGTGGCGCTGGACACGCTGCTACCGGCGCCGGAGTTTGGCCGCATTACGCTGCACGGGCCGCTCGATCAGGCAACGCTAAAACGGCTGGCGCATTTGGTGTATGATGTGCGCCGCGATGATGCGCCGCTGCGAAAAGTCGCGGGCGTTGCGGGCGAGTTCGACAAGCTGCGCAAGAATTACCAGGAACGCCGAGAATGGTCTTCGCTGTACGTGCAGTGCAGCGATGCCCAGGCGGCGACGCTGCTGCGCCAGCTGGGCTTTAACGCCGTACATCATCCTGTTCGTTAA
- the accD gene encoding acetyl-CoA carboxylase, carboxyltransferase subunit beta, translating to MSWIERIKSNITPTRKASIPEGVWTKCDSCGQVLYRAELERNLEVCPKCDHHMRMTARNRLHSLLDEGSLVELGSELEPKDVLKFRDSKKYKDRLASAQKETGEKDALVVMKGTLHEMPVVAAAFEFSFMGGSMGSVVGARFVRAVEQALEDNCPLICFSASGGARMQEALMSLMQMAKTSAALAKMQERGLPYISVLTDPTMGGVSASFAMLGDLNIAEPKALIGFAGPRVIEQTVREKLPPGFQRSEFLIEKGAIDMIVRRPEMRLKLASILAKLMNLPAPNPEPVHEGEVVPPVPDQEPEA from the coding sequence ATGAGCTGGATTGAACGAATTAAAAGCAATATAACCCCCACCCGTAAGGCAAGTATCCCTGAAGGTGTATGGACCAAGTGCGACAGCTGCGGTCAGGTATTGTACCGCGCAGAGCTGGAGCGCAACCTGGAGGTTTGCCCTAAGTGCGATCACCACATGCGTATGACGGCGCGCAACCGCCTGCATAGCCTGCTGGACGAAGGTTCCCTTGTGGAACTGGGAAGCGAGCTCGAGCCGAAAGATGTGCTGAAGTTCCGCGATTCGAAAAAGTATAAAGACCGTCTGGCATCAGCCCAGAAAGAGACTGGCGAAAAAGACGCGCTGGTGGTGATGAAAGGCACCCTGCATGAGATGCCGGTTGTTGCCGCTGCTTTCGAATTCTCCTTTATGGGTGGTTCAATGGGTTCCGTGGTCGGCGCGCGCTTTGTTCGTGCGGTTGAACAGGCACTGGAAGACAACTGCCCGCTGATTTGCTTCTCTGCATCCGGCGGCGCGCGTATGCAGGAAGCGCTGATGTCGCTGATGCAGATGGCGAAAACCTCTGCTGCGCTGGCGAAAATGCAGGAGCGCGGGCTGCCATATATCTCCGTGCTGACCGACCCAACCATGGGCGGCGTATCGGCGAGCTTTGCGATGCTGGGCGATTTGAACATCGCGGAGCCGAAAGCGCTGATCGGTTTTGCCGGTCCTCGCGTTATCGAACAGACCGTTCGTGAGAAGCTGCCGCCGGGATTCCAGCGCAGTGAGTTCCTGATTGAGAAAGGGGCGATCGATATGATCGTTCGCCGCCCGGAAATGCGTCTGAAGCTGGCCAGTATACTGGCGAAGCTAATGAACCTTCCGGCGCCAAATCCGGAACCCGTTCACGAAGGCGAGGTGGTGCCACCGGTGCCGGATCAGGAACCAGAGGCCTGA
- the flk gene encoding flagella biosynthesis regulator Flk, protein MTHPVSGMSDRPPGTGEPPLTTQQRTALERLITRLVALTSQQNAEVWACVRHDLSLKNDAPLLASHFAAAESSLNQRLILAQQNHHRRQILAQLSDLLNQGNNRQAVSDYIRQHDGQTALHGLTLPQLENILQLLQSGQLSIPQPQQRPPTHRPLLPAEHNTLNQQVTKLAAATGESSKLIWQSMLELSGVKSGELIPATHFTPLSYWLHARQTLSTQATPTLTSLQAALKQPLEAAEWQKVMDFAQTSWHATAQTPLSAAQLLTLLNKIFVLRVARAQETLAIPPVQEPPSSPWQAFKKPWAIALALLVVLILLWLVI, encoded by the coding sequence ATGACGCATCCCGTTTCAGGTATGTCCGATCGCCCTCCGGGGACAGGCGAACCTCCGCTCACCACTCAGCAGCGTACCGCGCTTGAGCGCCTTATTACGCGCCTGGTGGCCTTAACATCGCAGCAGAATGCGGAAGTATGGGCCTGCGTGAGACACGATCTGAGCCTGAAAAATGACGCCCCGCTGCTGGCAAGCCATTTTGCCGCCGCCGAGTCCAGCCTGAATCAGCGCTTAATCCTCGCCCAACAAAATCATCACCGTCGGCAAATTCTGGCGCAGCTGAGCGATCTGCTGAATCAGGGTAACAACCGTCAGGCGGTTAGCGATTACATTCGTCAGCATGACGGTCAAACCGCGCTGCACGGCTTAACCCTGCCGCAGCTGGAGAATATTCTGCAGCTGCTGCAAAGCGGTCAACTCTCGATTCCTCAGCCCCAGCAGCGTCCGCCAACCCATCGCCCGCTGCTGCCAGCGGAGCACAATACGCTCAATCAACAGGTGACCAAACTTGCCGCTGCCACCGGCGAGTCCAGCAAGCTTATCTGGCAGTCGATGCTGGAACTAAGCGGCGTCAAAAGCGGAGAGCTGATCCCGGCGACCCATTTCACCCCCCTCTCTTACTGGCTCCACGCGCGGCAAACGCTCAGCACGCAGGCTACGCCGACGCTGACGTCATTGCAGGCTGCGTTGAAGCAGCCGCTTGAAGCCGCAGAGTGGCAAAAAGTGATGGATTTTGCGCAAACCAGCTGGCATGCGACGGCGCAAACGCCGCTCAGCGCCGCGCAGTTGTTGACGCTGCTTAACAAAATTTTCGTGCTCAGGGTCGCCAGAGCGCAGGAGACGCTGGCAATTCCGCCGGTTCAGGAGCCACCTTCATCACCGTGGCAAGCGTTTAAAAAGCCGTGGGCTATCGCGCTGGCGTTGCTCGTGGTGCTTATTCTGCTGTGGCTGGTGATTTAG
- the truA gene encoding tRNA pseudouridine(38-40) synthase TruA, which yields MSEMELPPVYKIALGIEYDGSKYYGWQRQNEVRSVQEKLEKALSQVANEPVNVFCAGRTDAGVHGTGQVVHFETRAQRQDAAWTLGVNANLPGDIAVRWVKRVPEDFHARFSATARRYRYVIYNHRLRPAVLSRGVTHYYLPLDAERMQRAAQCLLGENDFTSFRAVQCQSRTPWRNVMHINVTRYGAYVVVDIKANAFVHHMVRNIVGSLMEVGAGNQPESWIAELLAAKDRTLAAATAKAEGLYLVSVDYPARYDLPVMPMGPLFLAD from the coding sequence ATGTCGGAGATGGAGCTGCCGCCGGTTTATAAAATCGCGCTGGGCATCGAATATGATGGCAGCAAGTACTATGGCTGGCAGCGGCAGAATGAAGTACGCAGCGTGCAGGAGAAGCTGGAAAAGGCCCTTTCGCAGGTGGCGAATGAGCCAGTGAACGTCTTTTGTGCGGGCCGTACGGACGCCGGCGTTCATGGTACCGGTCAGGTAGTGCATTTTGAAACGCGCGCGCAGCGTCAGGATGCCGCATGGACGCTGGGCGTCAATGCGAATCTACCCGGCGATATCGCGGTTCGCTGGGTGAAGCGTGTTCCGGAAGATTTTCACGCCCGCTTCAGCGCCACGGCGCGGCGCTATCGTTATGTTATCTATAATCATCGTCTGCGGCCGGCGGTATTAAGTCGCGGCGTAACCCACTATTATCTCCCGCTGGATGCTGAGCGAATGCAGCGCGCCGCGCAGTGTCTGCTGGGAGAAAATGATTTCACCTCGTTTCGTGCGGTGCAGTGCCAGTCGCGCACGCCGTGGCGTAACGTGATGCACATTAACGTCACTCGTTATGGTGCATATGTGGTGGTGGACATCAAAGCAAACGCTTTTGTACATCATATGGTAAGGAATATTGTTGGCAGTCTGATGGAAGTAGGTGCCGGTAACCAGCCAGAGAGCTGGATTGCAGAACTTCTGGCGGCAAAAGACAGGACGCTTGCCGCCGCAACGGCAAAGGCGGAAGGATTGTATCTGGTGTCGGTGGACTACCCGGCACGCTACGACCTCCCGGTGATGCCGATGGGCCCGCTGTTTTTGGCGGACTAA
- the purF gene encoding amidophosphoribosyltransferase, with translation MCGIVGIAGVMPVNQSIYDALTVLQHRGQDAAGIITIDANNCFRLRKANGLVSDVFEARHMQRMQGNMGIGHVRYPTAGSSSASEAQPFYVNSPYGITLAHNGNLTNAHELRKKLFEEKRRHINTTSDSEILLNIFASELDNFRNYPLEADNIFAAIAATNRQIRGAYACVAMIIGHGMVAFRDPNGIRPLVLGKRDIGDGRTEYMVASESVALDTLGFEFLRDVAPGEAVYITEKGQLFTRQCAENPVSNPCLFEYVYFARPDSFIDKISVYSARVNMGTKLGEKIAREWEDLDIDVVIPIPETSCDIALEIARILDKPYRQGFVKNRYVGRTFIMPGQQLRRKSVRRKLNANRAEFRDKNVLLVDDSIVRGTTSEQIIEMAREAGAKKVYLASAAPEIRFPNVYGIDMPTANELIAHGREVDEIRQIIGADGLIFQDLDDLIDAVRAENPDIQQFECSVFNGIYVTKDVDQQYLDYLDSLRNDDAKAVQLQNEVENLEMHNEG, from the coding sequence ATGTGCGGTATTGTCGGTATCGCCGGTGTTATGCCGGTAAACCAGTCGATTTATGACGCGTTAACGGTGCTTCAGCATCGTGGCCAGGATGCCGCAGGCATCATTACCATTGATGCGAACAACTGTTTCCGTTTGCGTAAGGCGAACGGACTGGTGAGCGACGTATTTGAAGCTCGTCATATGCAGCGTATGCAGGGCAATATGGGTATTGGTCACGTTCGTTACCCGACGGCTGGCAGCTCCAGCGCCTCCGAAGCTCAGCCTTTTTACGTCAACTCGCCGTACGGCATTACGTTGGCGCACAACGGTAACCTGACTAACGCTCACGAGCTGCGTAAAAAGCTGTTTGAAGAAAAACGCCGCCACATCAACACCACCTCTGATTCCGAAATTCTGCTGAATATCTTCGCCAGCGAGCTGGACAATTTCCGCAATTATCCGCTGGAAGCAGACAACATTTTTGCGGCGATTGCCGCCACTAACCGTCAGATTCGCGGCGCTTACGCCTGCGTGGCGATGATTATCGGCCACGGTATGGTCGCCTTCCGCGACCCGAACGGCATCCGCCCGCTGGTGCTGGGCAAGCGCGATATCGGCGATGGCCGCACCGAGTATATGGTCGCCTCGGAAAGCGTGGCGCTGGATACGCTGGGCTTTGAATTTCTGCGCGACGTAGCGCCTGGCGAAGCGGTGTATATCACCGAAAAAGGCCAGCTGTTTACTCGCCAGTGCGCAGAGAACCCGGTCAGCAACCCGTGCCTGTTCGAGTACGTCTACTTTGCGCGTCCGGACTCCTTCATCGACAAAATTTCCGTTTACAGCGCCCGCGTCAATATGGGCACGAAGCTTGGCGAGAAGATTGCCCGCGAGTGGGAAGATCTGGATATCGACGTGGTTATTCCTATTCCGGAAACCTCCTGCGATATCGCGCTGGAAATTGCCCGTATCCTCGACAAGCCGTATCGCCAGGGTTTTGTTAAAAACCGCTACGTTGGCCGCACCTTTATCATGCCGGGCCAGCAGCTGCGCCGTAAGTCCGTGCGCCGTAAGCTGAACGCCAACCGCGCCGAATTCCGCGATAAGAACGTGCTGCTGGTGGACGACTCCATCGTCCGCGGCACTACTTCTGAGCAGATTATCGAAATGGCGCGCGAAGCCGGAGCGAAGAAAGTGTATCTGGCTTCCGCTGCGCCGGAAATTCGCTTCCCGAACGTGTATGGCATCGATATGCCGACCGCCAACGAGCTGATTGCTCACGGGCGTGAAGTCGATGAGATTCGCCAGATCATCGGTGCAGATGGCTTGATTTTCCAGGATCTGGACGATCTGATTGACGCGGTTCGCGCTGAGAATCCGGATATTCAGCAGTTTGAGTGCTCGGTGTTCAACGGTATCTACGTGACTAAAGATGTCGATCAGCAGTATCTGGATTATCTCGACTCCCTGCGTAACGACGATGCGAAAGCGGTTCAGCTGCAGAACGAAGTCGAAAATTTAGAGATGCACAACGAAGGGTAA